In Pyricularia oryzae 70-15 chromosome 2, whole genome shotgun sequence, one genomic interval encodes:
- a CDS encoding UDP-glucose 4-epimerase Gal10 → MAVATSDAQLFEGVFKVTEVNQQKYDRVARIWARSDASTDLMDMTLDINTELFPMSEGEVFRVVLATSLSLDGSKDDDKAGWRDATKLGGPATLADSFDYVCHGKIYKFEDSEDGDNIKAYISFGGLLMCLNGPYKKLTPLRVDYIYLLIKGNKD, encoded by the exons ATGGCTGTTGCAACGAGTGACGCGCAACTTTTCGAGGGTGTCTTCAAGGTCACCGAGGTCAACCAGCAAAAGTACGACCGCGTGGCGCGCATATGGGCACGTTCCGATGCATCGACCGACCTGATGGACATGACCCTCGACATCAACACCGAGCTGTTCCCCATGTCCGAGGGTGAGGTTTTCCGCGTAGTCCTGGCCACATCCTTGTCGCTCGACGGCAGCAAGGACGACGACAAGGCTGGCTGGCGCGATGCCACCAAGCTCGGCGGCCCGGCGACCCTGGCCGACAGCTTCGACTATGTTTGCCACGGCAAAATTTACAAGTTTGAGGATTCCGAGGATGGCGACAACAT CAAGGCGTATATCTCCTTCGGTGGGCTTTTAATGTGCCTCAATGGCCCTTACAAGAAGCTCACCCCTCTACGCGTGGACTATATCTACTTGCTCATCAAAGGAAACAAGGATTAA
- a CDS encoding nudix hydrolase 20, giving the protein MASQRLENIDHIRAVDAFPHPQINPEDYATYMQQYYTVVWRNDDAGTNRETQLGYMRRDVCHKIIEQVPKEIRGEVNVDESKGTVSLFQDFGSTPEERTPKVHAVSLYLRDHQVFPILKGWRNELWPVYGDDGKLLYSMERVTLSLLGAMRFGVHMTGYVKSPASKHGIKIWVPKRAADKSSFPGMLDNTVAGGLMTDEDPFECIVREADEEASLPESVVRQGAQSVGTITYIYITDDRTGEAGYVYPECQWVYDLELPADGSVVPKPKDGEVESFRLCTVDEIREDMASGRFKPNCAAVLVDFFIRHGILTQQNEPHLDEIDRRLHRVISFPGPHLQAAS; this is encoded by the exons ATGGCTTCACAACGACTTGAGAATATAGATCATATCAGGGCGGTAGATGC CTTTCCTCATCCCCAGATCAACCCTGAAGACTATGCTACATATATGCAGCAATACTACACAGTCGTCTGGAGGAATGACGACGCCGGGACCAACCGCGAGACGCAACTCGGCTACATGCGACGGGATGTGTGCCACAAGATCATTGAACAGGTGCCGAAAGAAATCCGAGGCGAGGTGAACGTCGACGAGTCAAAAGGCACCGTCTCGCTCTTCCAGGACTTTGGATCTACGCCCGAGGAGCGCACCCCCAAAGTTCACGCCGTGTCCCTGTACCTGCGAGACCATCAAGTCTTCCCCATCCTCAAGGGCTGGCGCAATGAGCTGTGGCCGGtctacggcgacgacgggaaGCTGCTCTACAGCATGGAGCGGGTAACCCTGAGCCTGCTGGGCGCGATGCGTTTCGGGGTCCACATGACCGGCTACGTCAAGTCGCCAGCCTCCAAGCATGGCATCAAGATCTGGGTGCCGAAGCGCGCCGCGGACAAGTCCTCGTTCCCCGGCATGCTGGACAACACcgtcgccggcggcctcATGACGGACGAGGATCCCTTTGAGTGCATCGTGCgagaggccgacgaggaggccTCGCTGCCAGAGTCGGTGGTCCGCCAGGGGGCACAGTCGGTGGGCACCATTACGTACATCTACATCACGGACGATCGGACAGGCGAGGCTGGTTATGTGTATCCGGAGTGCCAGTGGGTGTATGATTTAGAGCTACCTGCTGACGGGAGCGTGGTCCCCAAGCCCAAGGACGGCGAAGTGGAGAGCTTCCGCCTGTGCACCGTCGACGAGATTCGGGAGGACATGGCTTCAGGACGGTTCAAGCCCAACTGCGCCGCCGTCCTAGTCGACTTTTTTATCCGCCATGGTATCCTGACACAGCAGAACGAGCCGCACTTGGATGAGATTGATCGGAGATTGCACAGAGTAATATCCTTCCCTGGTCCTCATCTGCAGGCCGCGAGCTGA